GGAAATCAGATCGCTCTTCTCGAGCGTCGGCGAGGTTGAAAGCGTGAAGCTGGTGCGTGACAAGTCAGTAATTATTGCGAACCCCTTGATTCCCGGGGCAGCTAAGGGACAGAGTTTAGGTTACGGATTCGTAAACTACCACCGGCCTCAGGATGCCGAACAAGCTGTAAATGTGCTGAATGGATTGCGATTACAAAACAAAGTGATAAAGGTGTCGTTTGCTCGTCCCAGCTCGGAGTCAATCAAAGGAGCAAACTTGTACATATCCGGTCTCCCAAAGACAATTACACAGGAAGAGCTGGAATCGATATTTAGTCCTTTCGGACAAATTATTACGTCACGTGTACTTGCTCAAGAAGGCAATGACAAGCCCAAGGGGGTTGGATTCATTCGTTTTGATCAACGGAAGGAAGCCGAACGGGCTATTCAGTCATTAAATGGCACCGTTCCACAAGGCTTAACTGACCCAATTAcagtgaaattttcaaatacacCCGGCAGCAATAACAAGATTGCAGCACCTGTCCTCCCAGCATTTTTGAATCCGGCATTAACACGGCGCTTGGGAGCAATCCATCATCCCATCAACAAGGGATTGGCACGATTTTCACCAATGGGAGGAGGTAaaccatttttcattttctttcttaaattttgaatttcaatttaaatcaacCGCATACATTTACTTGTGCAAGTCAAACATTATTAGTAATATTACATAAGCTTTTTGAATTTACATAAGAAAAagcttttttgtattttagtaGATACATACAACATACATACATAACGTTCAATAGTTAGGTACATTTCCCTTATCAAACGAGCATCTGCATACACacatttaattctaaaaactgTATACACAATTTTTACAACTAGTTACAAACGTACATACATTTGTTGTGTAGCACAGGATCAATATTCATGAGTGTGTAAAATTGGTGGTGCATATAGTGTGAggggttaaaaaaatgtattagaaaatttcgttTGGTCTTTCTGCATGCCgtataaattattacaaaagaaTCAATCCATTGTTTCACATATGTTGCGATATATGCAGATTGCATTTTAGTAAAGCGTAGTAATACTTTTCCGCATCCCTTTTATGTACCTACCTAGTT
The sequence above is drawn from the Culicoides brevitarsis isolate CSIRO-B50_1 chromosome 1, AGI_CSIRO_Cbre_v1, whole genome shotgun sequence genome and encodes:
- the LOC134827463 gene encoding protein elav, translated to MNDFKMTGIEVQANQTQAKPVQQNGDASSAQQQQQNSEARTNLIVNYLPQTMTEEEIRSLFSSVGEVESVKLVRDKSVIIANPLIPGAAKGQSLGYGFVNYHRPQDAEQAVNVLNGLRLQNKVIKVSFARPSSESIKGANLYISGLPKTITQEELESIFSPFGQIITSRVLAQEGNDKPKGVGFIRFDQRKEAERAIQSLNGTVPQGLTDPITVKFSNTPGSNNKIAAPVLPAFLNPALTRRLGAIHHPINKGLARFSPMGGDVLDVMLPTAAPTIAPAGGWSIFIYNLAPETEESALWQLFGPFGAVQNVKIIKDNATNQCKGYGFVTMTNYEEAMLAIRALNGYTLGNRVLQVSFKTNKSKMGEN